The genome window ATGCCAACAACCAGCCTGTCTCCAGCGGCGTCTATTTCTACAAGATGTTCGCCGGCAAGTACAGCAGCACCAAAAAGATGATCCTGATGAAGTAATTCCTCAGGTCGATAAGACTCCCGCCCCGGAAAGGTTTCGCCCTCCGGGGCTTTTTTTTTGGCTTGCAACCCCCCGTTTTTCTCATACGCACGTTTATAGAGGCGGATAAATCCGCGGTGTCATTCCGGACGCAGGTGCTTCAGCGCCGGAGATCCGGAATCCAGACGGTTCGGCTAATGCCCTGAAAGGGTGTCGATGCAGACTGCGTCTGGATCGACCCCGCCACCCCGGAATGACAGGCGCGGCGCCGATCCCCGAAAAAAATATTTCCAAACCTGGCGTTTTGTTACTCACTATCAATAGGGGGATGTATTTGAAATGTGAAAATCATCCTCTGTCTCAGCGCATAGTGTGAAATGGCCTGTGAAAATGGTTTCAGGGACGCGAAGGTCAGTTGTGGATGCTTTTGGAAGCTATGGGCGGCTTCGGCTGCTCAAATAACACAAAAGGAGGTACCATGAAAGTACCCGAAAAACAAATGCCGCTTCAGGAAAGCGGTGTCCCAAACTCCCGGGAGGCGGGGGACGAGGTCCCCAAAGCCTGGGATGAACAACTGACAAGCGTAACTCCGTATTCGAAACTACCCGTTCGAAGCAAAGCGGAGCTGGAGTCCGAAGAGCTCCTCGATCTCTTCGGCAAACCGCGGCCGGTGGCTCTCAATGAACGCTACCTGCCGCCGGTGATGGATGAGTACCTCGAACTCACCAAACCCTGTACAGACGCCAAACCGGGAATGCTGCTGACTGCCTGGCTGCCTTTCGCGGCGGTGAATCTGGGCAATCGGGTGTACATGCTCAACAAGCATGTGAGGGTCTATCCCAACATCTGGAGTTGCCTGATCGGCCGCAGCGGGATCAGTCGGAAGTCCACCGCGCTCCAGTTCGCCGGCTACAGTGTTCAGCCCTACGAAAGTACGCTGGACGACCTCACGGCCGTCGAGTACGAGCGCCAGACGCTGCTCATGAACGGCATCACCCTGTCCAAGCTGCTCAGCTATCTGTCTGAAAATCCCTGCCGCCTCTTCGTCCACAACGAGATCGGCGGCTGGCTGGCGGAGATGAACAAAAGCTACAACGCCAGCTACAAACAGACGGTGACGGAGCTCTACGACGGGGTGAACCGCACGGTGTCCAACCGCGAAAGGTTCGAGCGCGTGCGCAAGCCCGCCCTGTCCATCGCGGCAGCCACAACAGAGGGATGGCTCTACAAGAACGTGGGGGACAGCGCCGACCTGTTGTCCGGCTTCCTCCAGCGCTTCCTCTTCTACAACGCGGGAGAGATCGAGCTCGCGGACATCGACCTCAACCTCGGCGCGGAATATGACCTCGCCGAAGTTCTGGAAGTCTTTGAGCGAAAATACTTCCGCCTGTGGAGGGCCATCCCCGGCCACCAACTGCTGCGTCTCTCGGACGACGCCAGGGAGTTCCGCGACCTCGAATACGCCCGGCTCTATGCCCGCGTCTTCAGCCGCAACAACGATGCCCTGCTGAGCTACTTCACCAGGATCTACGACGGATACTGGTTCAAGTTCTGCGTCATCGACACCCTGGCCGAGAATGCCTCCGGGCTGCGCAACGCCCTGGAATACAACCAGGTGGGCGAATTCTTCGCCGATGAGCTGCGCGTGGGATCGGAGGCCGCCATCAGGGCCATGGAGCTGTGCAACTTCTACTTGCGCAACACAATCCCGCTCCTGAGAATGCTGGAAGACCAGGACAAACTGGCCCCCGAACGCCGGCTGGTGGAACTCATCGTCCACAAATACGGAGGACAGGCGCCCCACACCAAACTCATGAACAGCGCCCACATGACCAAGCGCGAGTTCATGGCTGCCGTGGAAACCCTCATCGAACGTGAGGCGGTGAAGGTGGAAACCTACACGTCGTCCAAAAACAGGCCAGGCAGGATGTATGTCATCCATCCCGCCATCCTGGAATCGTGGAGGCCGAACCATGAAGGTACTCCATAACCTAACACACAAGGAGGGGAGGGCATGTCCCTCCCCTTATCTTTGTGGCTCAAGTTCATTTTGGTGGGTAAACCAGAGAGCCGTTTCCGTCATTCCGGGGAGGGGCTCGGCGTTTTTTCTCCCGACCCAGCTCCGGCATGTCATTCCGGAACGTCTGGATTCCGGGCGCGACTTTGTCGTCCCGGAATGACGTAGCGGTGGAGTATTCGGGTGAGAACATCCGGAATGACGCAACGGTGATGTATTCAGGTGAGAACGCCCGAAATGCAGCTTAGGCTGTCCTCACTCGATTTGAAAGAGAGCTGGATTTTGGGTTTGGAAACACTGGGCGGTTCCTATTCTGGATCCTATCAGAACCCTTTAGCAGAGCGGTTTTAGGGTATATAAAGCACAAAAAAAGCCTTCTCCTCCCTCCCCGGCGGAAGGGCTGACAAGGTAGAGTGTATATAGCCGCTAATGCTATATCTTATTAATCTATATATAGTTATATTATATATTTATTATATTATTATATATTTTACTATTACTATATAGATACAAGCTCAGCATCCTCACTTTTCACTTCCTCCAGCGTGTCCTGGATCCTGGCCATGAGTCCAGGTCCTGGATCAGGTTCCAGGGTCTGGGGTAGGTTCCAAGATCTGGGGTCAGGGTAGAAAAAACCTCTGTTTTCAGCCTTCCGGCGGCGGGGGAGGAGAGGCCGATTTCTGTGCTTTATATACCCTAAACCCTCTCTGCTAAAGGGTTCTGATAGGATTCAAGATAGGAACCGGCAAAATGCTATCAAAAATCAAATTGAGATGGCATCCCCTCTCCGGAAGGTCGACGTCCCCGTCGACCACAAAAATGGAGTGGCAGACGTCCCCGTCTGCTGTCCTCCGGACAAACCAATCCAGGCCTTGCGGGAATAGCCAAACCGATACCAGGCAAATGCGGGGTCGCTCCAGACGCTGTCTGGACCGACACCCTTCCAGGGCATTACCCGGACCGTCTGGATTCCGGGCCCGACTGCGTCGTCCCGGAATGACGTAACCGCAGCGTATGCAAATGGACTCCACGGAAGGTCGACGTCCCCGTCGACCACAAAAATGGAGCGGCAGACGTTTCCATCGTAACAAACGGAGCGGCAGACGACATCGTCGATAACAAAATGGAGTGGCAGACGTCCCCGCCATTCACCCCTCGAACTCGCTGTGCTCGTCCGCGAGGACCCCGAGCCAAGGCCCGGAGGGACTTTCAGAACCCAAACCCAAGCCCCCGCGGGAAAAGACGGAAGGCGGTGGCTTCAGCCACCGTTCTTTGGCCTCAGCGGCGAGGGAGAGACGATCTCCGGCGGTTTCAACCGCCGGCTGACGCCATCCTCCTGTATCCAGTGAAAAGGCCGTAAACGCGACCTCCGGAGGCCGTAGAGGGCGTCTCACTGGGTGTTATGCCGGTGCTTGAAAGCACCGGACATCGTCTTTTTGGGGGCCGGTTCCCGGGCGGTGAACGGTGGCTGAAGCCACCGGCTCCCGTCTGCTGTCCTCCGGACAAACCAATCCAGGCCTTGCGGGAATAGCCAAACCGATACCAGGCAAATGCGGGGTCGCTCCAGACGCTGTCTGGACCGACACCCTTCCAGGGCATTACCCGGACCGTCTGGATTCCGGGCCCGACTGCGTCGTCCCGGAATGACGTAACCGCAGCGTATGCAAATGGACTCCACGGAAGGTCGACGTCCCCGTCGACCACAAAAATGGAGCGGCAGACGTTTCCATCGTAACAAACGGAGCGGCAGACGACATCGTCGATAACAAAATGGAGTGGCAGACGTCCCCGCCATTCACCCCTCGAACTCGCTGTGCTCGTCCGCGAGGACCCCGAGCCAAGGCACGGAGGGCCTTTCAGAACCGAAACCCAAGCCTGCGCGGGAAAAGACGGAAGGCGGTGGCTTCAGCCACCGTTCTTTGGCCTCAGCGGCGAGGGAGAGACGATCTCCGGCGGTTTCAACCGCCGGCTGACGCCATCCTCCTGTATCCGGTGAAAAGGCCGTAAACGCGACCTCCGGAGGCCGTGGAGGGCGAATCACCGGGTGTATTGCCGGTGCTTGAAAGCACCGGACATCGTCTTTTTGGGGGACGGTCCCCGGGCGGTGAACGGTGGCTGAAGCCACCGGCTCCCGTCTGCTGTCCTCCGGACAAACGAACCCCGCCCTTGCGGGAATAGCCAAACCGATACCAGGAAAATGCGGGAAAAGCCAAACCGATACCAGGCAAATGCGGGAAAAGCCAAACCGATACCAGGCAAATGCGGGAAAAGCCAAACCGATACCAGGCAAATGCGGGGTCGCTCCAGACGCTGTCTGGACCGACACCCTTCCAGGGCATTACCCGGACCGTCTGGATTCCGGGCCCGACTGCGTCGTCCCGGAATGACGTAAGCGCAGCGTATTCAAATGGACTCAACGGAAGGTCGACGTCCCTGTCGACCACAAAAATGGAGTGGCAGACGTTTCCATCGTAACAAACGGAGCGGCAGACGTCCCCGTCTGCCAAGGCCCGGAGAGCCTTTCAGAACCCAAACCCAAGCCCCCGCGGGGCTTCACAGACGGAGACGTCTGTGACTCCTGTGAGGCGCCAAACCTCCGCCCCGCCACCACTCCAAGACCTCAAAACACCCCCCAAGCCGCATCCCACTCACTTCCCCATGACTTCCCCCTGACTTCCCGCCCGACCGGCGGGAACTCAGCGGGAGGTTAGCGGGAGGCATATGGGAGAGGGTAAAGGGCGAAAGACGGTGAAAAACATAAATAGTGCAACGATATGTATAACAATAGTATGAATACATTCCGGTGAATCAGCCAAAAAAATCTTGACATGATTGTGGGAAACCCAGTGGTTGGAAACCAAGTGAAGAAGTGAGTCAAGAGAGGCAAACATGAAGAAAACACTGACAACCGCCGTCCTGGTGGCGGCGCTATTCACTGGTTTGGCGGCCTATCCGGCCATCAACGGCTGGGAGCTTTTGGAGCTGAAGGGAAGGGTGAAACAAGCCACTTTCTGGGCGGACAGCAGCGCC of Candidatus Cloacimonadota bacterium contains these proteins:
- a CDS encoding DUF3987 domain-containing protein; this encodes MKVPEKQMPLQESGVPNSREAGDEVPKAWDEQLTSVTPYSKLPVRSKAELESEELLDLFGKPRPVALNERYLPPVMDEYLELTKPCTDAKPGMLLTAWLPFAAVNLGNRVYMLNKHVRVYPNIWSCLIGRSGISRKSTALQFAGYSVQPYESTLDDLTAVEYERQTLLMNGITLSKLLSYLSENPCRLFVHNEIGGWLAEMNKSYNASYKQTVTELYDGVNRTVSNRERFERVRKPALSIAAATTEGWLYKNVGDSADLLSGFLQRFLFYNAGEIELADIDLNLGAEYDLAEVLEVFERKYFRLWRAIPGHQLLRLSDDAREFRDLEYARLYARVFSRNNDALLSYFTRIYDGYWFKFCVIDTLAENASGLRNALEYNQVGEFFADELRVGSEAAIRAMELCNFYLRNTIPLLRMLEDQDKLAPERRLVELIVHKYGGQAPHTKLMNSAHMTKREFMAAVETLIEREAVKVETYTSSKNRPGRMYVIHPAILESWRPNHEGTP